CGGAGATCCTCACCCTGCCGTGACCGCGTCGCCGTGGCACCGTTCGGTCGGGCGCCTCAGCCGATGAGCCACTGCTCCTCGGCCACGGCGCCGACCTCGGTGCAGGCGTCGGTGAGCACGTCCAGCACGCGCAGCGGGTCCGGCAAGGGCTGCTCGGGCCCGCGCAGCCACCGCACCTGGGAGCCGTCCGGCAGCGCGGCCGGCGGGAGCAGGGTGTACGAACCGCGGCAGTGCCAACGCAGGCCGGGGTGCTCGGACATGGTGTCCGGAGTGGAGTCGAGGGCGCTCGGCCACCACTCGTCCTCGTCCTGCGGGGTGCCGCGCGTGGCGGTGAAGAACAGGTAGCGCTCCTCGCCGACGGCGGCCACCGGACCCTCGACGCCGAGCGCGGTCAGCCGCTCCAACGCCAGCTTCCCCGCCTCGGCCGGGACGTCCAGGACGTCGTGCACGCGGCCGGTGGCGGTCACGAAGTTGGCCCGCGGGTCGCGGGAGAGCCACCGGGCCACCTGCTCGGGGTCGGTGGTGGCCTGGGTCTGCCAGGCGAAGGACACCGGATGCTGGGCGGGGGCCGGACAGGCGACGCGGTCGCAGGAACAGCGGTAGCCGGCCGGATGGGCGGCGGGTGCGAGCGGGAAACCGGCGCCGACCGCGCCGAGCAGCTGATCAAGTCGGGCGGCGGGCGTATCCGCGTCGCCCGGGCGGACCCGCTGACGCTCACGCTTCTGCCACCAGGTCGTCCACCTGCTGCCGGCTTCCATCGGGCCCCTTCCGCGCACTGCCGTGCCTGGTGCGACACAGCGTTCGACGTACCACTCCGACGCAACGCGCGGCGCCCCCCGGCTGCTTCCCGGGTCGGTGCTCGGCCTTGCCGTCCGCGCCCTGCCGACCGCGGCCGGGATCACCGGACGGCCGACGCCCGGGTCACGGTACGGAGTCACGGCAGCGCACAGGCTGCGGCTCACAGGCCCGGAGAGCACGCCGATTCGCGCCTCGCCCGGCCCGCACGGGGCCCGCTGACCCGGGTGAACCCCGAGGGCGTACAGGAAGGATAAGGGTGCGCGGGGCCTTCGGATGACCGGGGGCGGTGCCTCTCCGGTCACACTCCCGGCACGCGGCCGTCACACGGGCTTCTCGTCCCGGATTCCCGAGCGGCTTCCCGACCGGGCTCCTGCCGCTCGCTCCGGTCGCCGGCTTCGGACACCGGCTTCGGACACCCGTGCGGAGGTGAGACCCTGGTGGGGTGAAAGCGGACACCGAATTCGTCGGCGGCCCCCTGGACGGCCAGATCCTCGCCATCGAGCTGGGGATGATGCTCGGCGTGCCCAAGACCTACCAGGTGCCGGTCCCCGCGCACGGCGACACGCCCGCGCGCACACTGGTCTACGTCCGGTCCAAGCAGGTGCGGGGCACCAGCTGGTTCTGGCGCTACGAGTACGACGAGGCGGCCACCGAGCGCGCGTCCGGCTGACGCCGCGCCCGCCGCCCTTTCGCAGCCTCCCCGGGAGGACGGCCATGGCGAGAACCGTACGGCACCCCAGGAGCAGGTCCGACGCGGTCGCGCACCACAACCGGCAGGTGGCCGGCGTCACCGCCGTACTGCTGGTGGCGGTCAGCCTCTACTCCGCCGCGATCGGGCCCGACGGCTGGCTCTGGTTCGGCTGGGCGGTGCTGCTGCTCGCCTGTGTGGCCCTGTTCGCGATCCACCCCTGAGCAGCCGCACCGCCCGTCACCAAAATCCCCCCGCGCCGGTCAGTCATCCTCGGCGAGGATCAGGTACATCTTCTTGCGGGCCTCGTTGAGCACCGCCAGGCCCTTCGCGCGCTGCGCCTCCGTACCGGTGGCCATGACCTGACGGATCGCCTGGTCGACCGCGGCCAGTGCCTGGCCGACCTCCTGAACGGCCTCCCAGTCGACCTCCCGGCCGGCCTCCGCCCACGGCTCGGCGGGCCCCGCCTCGGCCTGGGCCCGGCCCGCCTCGGTGAGCGAGACCAGCCGCTTGCCGCCGACCTCCTCGGCGACGATCAGGCCCTCCTCCTCCAGCAGCTGGAGGTTGGGGTAGATCGAGCCCGGGCTGGGCCGCCAGGCCCCGCCGGTCCGCTCGGTGATCTCGGCGATCATCTCGTAGCCGTGCATCGGCCGCTCCTTGAGCAGCGCCAGCAGCGAGGCCCTGACGTCCCCGCGCCGGGCCCGGCCGCCCCGCCGGCCGTGCGGCCCGCCGCGTCGTCCGCCGCGACCGCCGAAGCCGTGCCCGAACGGGCCGCCCATCGGGTGGCCGGGACCGCCGAACGGCGGACCGAAGCCGCCGAACGCCCCTCGGGCCTCGAAACCGCCCTCGGGCATCCCCGCGAACTCCGGGCCCGGTCCGCGGCGGCGTCCGCCGCGGGGGCCCTCCCCACGAAATCGCATTCCTGAGCGCATGGCGCCCACCTCCTCTGAGTTATCGAAACAGTCGAGTCACTGTCTCGATAGTTCGACGATATATCGGCGACTGTCGGTCGTCAATGGATTCAACGCTTTCCGACACGGCCGCCGCACGCAGCACCCGGCCGCGCCCGAGCCGCTACGGTGGCGGGCATGGCCGGTGAAAGAGATCTCGCGACGCTGCTGGGCGGAATGCGCCCGCTGCTCAACCCGGGGCGGTACGTCTACTGCACGCTGCCCGCGAAGGTGCCCGCCGGGATGCGGCCCGTGGTGACCGTCGCCGAACCCGAAGGGGTGACGGTGGTGGTCGCCCAGGAGGAGGCGGACGCGCTCGGGCTGCGCTACGAGTACGTGGCGGCCTGGATCACCCTGCAGATCCACTCGGCGCTGGAGGCCGTCGGACTGACCGCGGCAGTCGCCGGGCGGCTCGCCGAGGAGGGGATCAGCTGCAACGTGGTGGCCGGCTTCCACCACGACCACCTGTTCGTCGGCGCCGACGACGCCGAGCGCGCCGTCCGGGCACTGGAGGAGCTGTCGGCCCGCTCCGCCTGACGGTGGCGCCGAGTGGCCGCCCCCGAAGGGGGCTCCGACACTGGGAGAGTCCGCGCGGCCACCCAGGCCCGCCGGCCCCTCACCGGAAGGAGACGGCCGCCATGGCCATCTGCGTCACCTGCGGGAACGACTACTGGCTCGCCTTCGAGATCAAGACGGTCACCGGCGACACCTACACCTTCGACAGCTTCGAGTGCGCGATGGAGAAGCTCGCACCGCGCTGCGAGCACTGCCAGGTCCGCATCGTCGGCCACGGCGTGGAGGTGGCCGGCCGGTTCTTCTGCTGCGCCAACTGCGCCCGGGTCAACGGCGGCCTCGGCGAGCAGATCCGCGACGCCGTCGGCGCCCACCCGGCCTGACCGGGGGCATGACGGGGCGTCACGAAAGGGCCGTCACGAAGGAACCAGCACGAAGGAAACATCGCGACGGGGCGTCGTGGGGGCGGAAGAGTCGGCCTGTACGCCGGGAACAGTCTCTTTACGAGCAGCGACCTGCGGAAACGTCGTTCCCGGCGGTCCGATCGCCACGTGATCGCCACACCTTCGGCGACCGCCACCCACTTCGCCTCTTCTGCGGCTCCTCGTCCGTCGTGAGGCTCTCGTCAGACGGTGGTGGTGCAGACGAATCCGAGGTCGGCCAGGCCCTCGCTCTGGCACAGCCTGTCGGATGCGCCCCCGGCAGCTGTCTGCAAGAGCTGGTAGTCGGCGCCGCACTCCTTGCCCCAGTGCATCGCCGAGCGCCACAGGAGCCGCCCGAGGCCGAGGCCTCGGTGTTCCGGCAGAACACCGAAGTACTGCGGGAGGAGGCGTCGCCTACCGATGGGGTCGGCCATGGTCTCCATGGGGCCGATTGCGCCTACTACGCGCTCGTCCTGGACAGCGACCAGCACGGGGCCGACGCTGTCGATCCGGGAGTGCAGGAACACAAAGCCCTCGCCGGCCAGCTTCTCGGCGAACTCGGGGAAGGTGGTCCGGATGGCTTCGGGCTGTTGGCCGAGGGCCTCGATTCCCTCAACGGCAGGTGCGTCCTGATCGAAGGCACGGAGCTGTACACGGGTAGAGGCGGCCACTGGGTCGGCGGCGTCCTGGAACCACACCACACGGGCTTTGAATGCATCGCGCCCGGCGGCGAGCTTGGCGGCCAGCTCCTCGGCCTCCGGCCGGTACTCGCGGGCGCCATAGAGATGGACGCGCAGGATGCCGCGACCGGTGATGGTGGGGATCAGTGTGCGAGCCTGGTCCTGAATGACGGCGTCCACCAGGACATGCTCGTCCTTGTGGTCGGACCACCGCCGGTCCTTGTCGTGCGGCAGGAATTCTCCAGTGCCAGCGACGGCGAACACCTCGGCCAGAAGCTCAGCGGAAACAGCTTCGGGGTGGAGCGGCCCGAGCGTCGGAAAATACGGGACGCACATCACGGGGCGCAGCAAGTCCCAGCGCAGATCCATACCCGCACCCTACTCGCCCGCCCCGCACGGCTCAGGCCCCGACGCAGAGAGCGCCGGGGCCTGAGCGTTACTGATCAGGTGCGATCAGCGGGTGGTTCAGTGGGGGTTGTCGTCACCCGCGTTGCACGAGCACTTCACGCTGTCCATGACGTCGTCCAGGTCGCCGACGGCGATGATCTCGGTGACGGGCGGGGTCGGGGCCGCGATCGGCCTCGTGAGGTACGGCAGGCGCTGGGCCGGGCCGTCGTCCGGGAGCGGACGCCTCGGGGAGAGTTCGACAGCTACAGCGGTCATGTCATCCTGCTTTCTTGATCCCGTGCTGGCAGTAACTTGCGAGTGGTGCCTTCGCCTCCTGGTAGTGCTTGGCCAGCGGCCGGCAGACAGTGCACGAGCCTGAGAGCTGGCAGCCGGAGCAGCCACCGGTGCGAAGCATGAGGCGGTCGGCGATGGCGCCGAGCCGGGCGAGGCCGTCGATCCCCTCGGCGGGAAGACTGATCTGGTCGTCACGGCCGATCTTGCAGATGGACACCAGCCCGTGTGGGTCGGTGTGGAAGAAGGTGTGTCGGGCGTTGCAGCCACCGAACGGCCTGCGCATCCGCAGGTGCTCCTTGGACTGCGCGGTCAGCGTCTCCCCGCCGCCGTAGATGGTCGGCGTCATGTTGGTGAAGACGTTGTACTCCAGGCTCCAGCCCTCGCACAGGTCGATCATCGCCTGTTCCTCGGTGGCGTTGTCCTCGGTGACGATGATGCTCATCCGCAGTGGGAGCCTGGCGCGGCGGGCGGCGTTCATGCCCTGGATGAACAGGTCCCAGGCGCCCTGTCGCTGGGTCAGCTCGTCGTAGCTGGCCTTGGTCGCCCCGTACATCGACACCGTGACCCGGTAGGGCGGGCACTCGCGGAACATCTCCAGCAGGTTCTCCCGCCACAGCAACGAGGCGTTGGTGGAGACGGTGATCATCATGCCCAGCTCGAACGCGCGACGATACGAGGGCATGAAGTCCCGGTCCACGGTGGGCTCGCCCCCGGTGATCTGGAGCCAGAGGACACCGGCCTCGGCCATGATGCCCACGCAAGTGAGCTTGTCCGCGAGCGGCATACCTGAGTTGACCTTGAGCCCGAGATAGCAGTGCTTGCACTTGTAGTTGCAGCCGAGGTTGATCTCCCAACTGGCTCGCGAATAGCCCCAGGTGGAGGGCTGGCGGACCAGCAGGAAGTCACTTGCAGGACGGCCGGTCACGTCCAGGTCGGCCCACTGGGCGCGCACGGCGTCCGCGAGCCACGAGGGGGCGGTCTCGGCGGTACCCAGGGGGCGCAGATCCTCGTACTTGGCCCGCGGGAGCCGGAGACCACCCCGGCCGCCGGGGCGCACCAACAGGTATTCGTCCAGGAACGGGCTGGCGATCAGGTCATGCACGTGTTTCCTCCTTCGCTGAGCGGCATTCGGTAGCTGTGACGCCGTGCTGGCCCACCTGCCGCAGTGCGTTTGGTGGGGTCAACCGATCTCGGCCCAAACCCATTTGCCGAATGGGGCTTCATCGACGCCCCAGCGGTTGGCGATGCTGTCGACGAGGCCCATGCCGCCCCCGGACGTCTCGGTGACCCCACTCTTGATGACCACGGGCAGAGTGCGCGACGAATCGCGGACCGCCAGTCGGAGGCAGAGTCAGTCGCCGCAGCAAGTGGTGAGTGGTGCACTCGCTGCGGCCGTCACCGCGCGGGCTCAGGCGGCCTCCGGAGACCTCGATGGGGCCCGGCGAGCACTGGACGACGCGCGCAATCTCGCGGAGCGCCTGGACGGCGCCGAGGCCGCCGACACCTGGTTCGGCTACCCGGAGCAGAAGCACCACGTGCACCTGTCGCAGGCGTACACACTGCTGGGCGACACGGGCAGCGCCTACCAGGCACAGGAGGACGCCCTGGCGCTCACGGATTCTCCGTCGGTGATGGTGCGCGCCCTGCTGGCAGTGGACACCGCCGCATGCCTGCACGTCGACGGCGACCCGTCCGGTGCCGCCGAAATGGCATCCGGGGTGTGGGAGCGGCTGCCGGCCACCTACCGTGAGGGTCTGATCCGATCCCGCGCCGAGACGCTGCATCGCCAGCTCACCGGTCGGCCGTACGCGCTGCTCGGGGAGGCGCTGGCCAGCTGAGTCGCGCGTCGAGTGCCGTCGTGATCAGCGCATGGGTCTCGGATGGTCGTTTCGACAGTTCTCACCGCCACGCGATCGCCACAGCACACCCAGAAACAGGCAGAAACAGAAACGAAGAGTCAGCAAGTGGTTACAGGTCTTCGAGGCAGGAAAAGGCCCCCTGACCTGCTGTTTCGCAGGTCAGGGGGCCTTCCCTCAGGTCGGCGACGGAAGAGCCGGCCTGTACGCCGGGTTCTGTCTCCCGGGTTGCTTGCGCGGCCCAGGGAGGCGGCCATCCATCTAGGACTGCCGTTGCCGACAGCCTCGTGCGGTCTACCCGCGGACTCGGGCGAGCAGCCCTCGAACATCCGCGCACGGCGCCCGAGGGCACCGATCTTGACCTTGCTCCAGGTGGGGTTTACCGAGCCGGCCGGGTCACCCCGGTCGCTGGTGGTCTCTTACACCACCGTTTCACCCTTACCCGTCGCCTGAGCGGCGGGCGGTCTGTTTTCTGTGGCACTGTCCCGCGGGTCACCCCGGGTGGGCGTTACCCACCACCCTGCTCTGTGGAGCCCGGACGTTCCTCGGCGGGTCAGGGACCCGTCGCGACCGCCCGGCCGGCTCTTCCGCCGTAGTGGTCATCGTAGCCGCTCCGGAGGAGCCTCCCGCACCCCGGCCCGGGGCAGCGGCACGTCGCCGCCGAGCCGGGCGGCGACCCGGGCGGCACCTGCGGTGGCCCACGAGGAGGTGGTGGCCAGGCCGAGGACGAGGATCACGCCGCCAAGGCCGACCAGGATCCACCACCCGGCGTGGCTGGCCGGGGCGAAACCGGCGGCCAGCGGACCGACGACCGCCGAGGTCACGACCGTGCCGATCACCGCCACCCCGAGCGACTGCCCGACCTGCCGGCTGGTCGACGCGACGGCGGCGGCCACGCCCGCCTGCGCGCGCGGCATGCCGGAGACGGCCGCGTTGGTGATCGGCGCGTTGACCATGCCGAAGCCGAAACCGAACAGCGCGTACGCGACGAGCAGCAGCACCGCCGGGGAGTCCGCCGTCAGCCGGGTCAGCAGCGCTCCGCTCGCGGCGAGGCCGATCCCGGCCGCGACCAGCGGTCCCCGCGGGCCGCGGCTGCCCACGATCCGGCCGGACAGCGGAGCGCAGACCAGCATCATCCCGGCCATCGGCAGCGTCCACAGGCCCGCCTCGACCGGGTCGTAGTGGCGGACGACCTGCAGGTAGAGCGTGTTGAGGAAGAGGAAGCCGCCCAGCGCGGCGAAGGCGCAGACCGCGGTGACGGTCGCGCCGGTGAACGGCGGGCTGGCGAAGAACCGCGGGTCGACCAGCGGCTCGGCCACCCGCCGCTCCCACAGCGGGAAGGCGATCAGCGCGGCCAGGGCGGTCGCGGCGAGGGCGAGGATCAGCGGGGACGTCCAGCCGCTCCCGGGGCCCTCGATGATGGCGGCGGTGCCGCAGCCGAGCAGGACGATCATCAGCAGCTGCCCGACCGGGTCGAGCCGGCGGGGCCGCGGGGCGCGCGACTCGGGGACGTAACGGGCGGTCAGGAGTATCGCCGCCACGGCGACCGGAACGTTGATCAGGAAGATCGACGGCCAGCCCGCGCCGTCCACCAGGAACCCGCCCAGCAGCGGCCCGAGCGCCATCGAGATGCCGACCACGCCGCCCCAGACGCCGATCGCCCGGGCCCGCTCCCTCGGGTCGGTGAAGGTGTTGGCGATGATCGACATCGCCACCGGGTTGAGCATCGAGCCGCCGACCGCCTGGAGCGCCCGGAACGCCACCAGCCACTCCAGGCTCGGCGCCAGGCTGCACAGCAGCGAACCGACCGCGAAGCACAGCAGCCCGGACTGGAACACCCGGCGGCGGCCGAACCGGTCGGCCACCGAGCCGAACAGCATCAGCAGCGAGGCCAGGACCAGGGTGTACGCGTCGATGATCCACTGCAGCCCGGACGCCGGGGCGTCCAGGTCGCGCCGGATCACCGGCAGGGCGACGTTCACCACGGTGTTGTCCAGGCCGACGATGAACAGGCTCAGGCAGCAGATCGCCAGCACGAGCAGGCGGCGGCGCCGGCCGGGGGCGGTGGGGGCGTGAGGTTCGGACACGGGACGATCCTCCCACCCGCGCCGCTCAGAGGGCGGCGAACCGGACCGTCCGGGTGGCCGGATCGGCCGCCGCCAGCCGAACCCGGATCAGCCCGCCGAGCGGCAGGGCGGCCGGTCCGCCGGCGCTCTCGCAGCGGGCCCGGACGGCCGGTTCGCGCAGCTGGACGGTGCCGGAGCCGGGCCGCTTCTCGTCCACGTCGATGACCACCGCGGCGAAGTCCTCGCCCTCCCTGCCGGCCAGCAACTCGGCCTCCACCAGGTCCACGCAGGCCCGCTCGACCTCGCCCGAGCGGCGGTCCCCACCCGCCATGAGCGCCGGCACCGCCGGCAGCGCCTCGCGCGTCCAGTCCGGCACGTCCTCCCCCGCGGCCACCGCGGCACACACCTCCTGCGCGAACCGGTCCCCGAGCCGGCGCAGCGGCGCGGTGCAGTGCGCGTACGGCGCGGCCAGCGCGGCATGGCCCGGATCGCCGGGGGCGGGCAGACCGCGGGACTCGTCGAAGGCGCGGTAGCCCGCGCCGCGCAGCAGCCCGGTGCACTCGTTGAGGAACGCGGCGTTCAGCGGCACGTCCGGGTCGAGCGAGCGGATCAGCTCCGGGTACGGGAGGCCCTCCGGCCAGTCCACGTCCAGGGCGCGGGCGATCCGGCGCAGCCGCTCGTACGCGGCGGCGGGCGCGGCCGGCAGGGTGCGCAGCAGGCCGACCCCCGCGTCGAGCATCAGGTCGGCCGCGGCCATGCCGGTGAGCAGCGAGATCTGGGCGTTCCAGCCGTCCGCCGGGCCGGGCGCCCGGTAGCCGAGGACGTAGCCGTGCAGGGTCTCCTCGACCTCCTGCTCGGGCACCGGCAGGCTGATCCCGCCGCGGGCGCGCTCCTGCTCCTCGCGCAGCCGGCCGACGGTGGCCAGCAGGGCGAGCTGCTCGTCGGCGCCGCCGAGGTCCACGGCGCGCTGCACGGCCGCGTAGTCGAGGCGGCGGTGGGAGCGGACCAGGGCGCGGCGCAGGTCGGCCAGGACGACGGCGCCGTCGGCCTCCAGGTCCAGCTGCCAGAGCAGCGCCGGGCGGGGCTCGCCGGGCAGCAGGCTCGCGGCGTCCTCGGAGATCCGGGTGGGGTGCAGCGGGATGCGGTGGTCGGGGAAGTACAGCGTCTCGACCCGGCGGCGGGCCTCGGCGTCGATCGCCCCGCCCGGGCGGACGAAGGCGGCGACATCGGCGATCGCGTAGTACACCCGGTAGCCGCCGCCCGGGCGGTGGGTGAGGTGCATGGCCTGGTCGAGGTCGCGCGATCCGGGCGGGTCGACCGTGAACAGCGGCAGGTCGGTGGCGTCGTACTCGGGCAGCCGCGGACGCTCGGCCGCCTCCTCCGCCTCGGCCAGCACGGCCTCCGGCCACTCGGCGTGGATCTCCAGGCGGGCCCTGAGCTCGGCCAGTTCGGCATTGATCCGGGCGGAGTCGGCGGCCTTGACGCGCAGCTTTCGGCGGGGCATGAACGCCAGGGTAGGGCGAATCGGGTGATTCCGGACGGAGGCTCAGCGTCCTCAGCGTCCCAAGAGCGACTTGAGGTCCTTGGCGGCGAGGGCGACGGAGTCGTCGTACCCGCCGGTGGCCAGCCGCAGGACGTACGCGCCCGCGTCGTCGGGGCGCGGCATGGCCCACTCCCGTGGACCGCTGCCTCCCGGGCACCCGCGAGGCAGCGGACGGAAACGTGCTCAGGCGGGTGGCGTTGGGCTCGTCCTCAGCGGGCGGCGGTGCCCGGTGTAAGGGCTCGTAGGGTGTGGCTCACGTGGTCCTTCTCGGAGGGGGGTTCGGTCGATGGGCAGTGCGGTGAAGGCGACCGGGGTCGTGGTGTCGGCGGCGTTGGCGGGGGTGGGGGCGCTGCATGCGGTGTGGGCGGTGACGCCGTGGCCGTTGCGGACGCCGGAGGAGTTCGCGGACACCGTGGTCGGGACGGGCGACGGGGTGCCGCCGGCGGCTGCCTGCCTCGCGGTGGCGGGGCTGCTGGGGTCGGCCGCGTACCTCGTGGGGGCCGAGGCCGGCGTGCTGCCGCCGGTGGGGCCGCGACGGCTGCGGCGGGCCGGGGTGCGGGCGGTGTCCGGGGTGATGCTGGCGCGCGGGATCGGCGGGCTGGCGGTGTTCGGGAACCTGGTCGAGCGTTCGGAGCGGTTCAGGCGGCTGGACACCCGGTACTACTCGCCGTTCTGCCTGGCGCTCGCGGCCGGGGCGGCCGTCGTCGCGGGGGCGGGTGGCGAGTAGCGGTCGCAGTAGGGTGGCGGGGTCCGTGCGCCACAAACTGTTGAGGAGTCCGCTGTGCTGGTGCTGTTGCCACCCTCGGAGGGCAAGGCCGCGTCCGGGGACGGGGTGCCGGTGGCACTCGACCGGCTGTCGCTGCCCGGGCTGACGGCGGCGCGTGGCGAGGTGCTGGACGCCCTGGTCGGGCTCTGCCGGGGGGACGAGGACGCCGCCGCCGAGGTGCTGGGGCTCAGCCCGGGTCTGCGCGGCGAGATCGCCCGGAACGCGGGCCTGCCGTCGGCCGGGGCGCGTCCGGCCGGTGAGGTGTACACCGGGGTGCTGTTCGACAACCTGGGCCTGGCCAGCCTGGACGAGGCCGCGTACGGCCGGGCGGAGCGCTCGCTGCTGGTGTTCTCCGGCCTGTGGGGCGCCGTGCGGATCACCGACCGGATCCCGCCGTACCGCTGCTCGATGGGCGTGAAACTTCCCGCGCTGGGAGCGCTCGGGGCGTACTGGCGGAGCGCGATGGCGTCGGTGCTGCCGGAGGTCGCGGACGGGCTGGTGCTGGACCTGCGCAGTTCCGCGTACGCGGCGGCGTGGAAGCCGGCCGGTGAGGTGGTGTCCCGGACGGCGACCGTCCGGGTGCTCCAGGAGCGGAACGGCAGGCGCAGCGTCGTCAGCCACTTCAACAAGGCGACGAAGGGCCGGCTGGTCCGGGATCTGCTGGTGGCGGGTGCGGAGCCGAAGACGCCGGGCGAGCTGATGGACGCGCTGCTGGAGCTGGGCCACCGGGTGGAGCTGGCGGCGGAGGGCACGGCCCGCAAGCCGTGGCAGTTGGACGTGGTGGTCACCGACGTGCACTGAACCCCGACGTGCGCTGAGGCAAGTGGCGGGCTCGGACGAGCCCGCCACTTTCAGCGCAGGTGCGACGTGTCGTTGAGCAGCCGCAGCGAGGCGTTCCCGTCGGCGTAGTACTGGACGGCGCAGAGCGAGGCCGCGGACAGCTCCATCCGGTACAGCGAGTCCGGCGGGGCGCCGAGCGCCAGCCGGACCAGCGTCTTGATAGGGCTGACGTGCGAGACGACCAGCACGGTCTTGCCGGGGTGGCGGGCGAGGATCTTGTCCCGGGCGACGCCGGCCCGGTGGGTGAGCGTGGCGAAGCTCTCGGTGCTGCCGGTCGGCTTGGCCTTGGCGGAGCCGAGCCAGGCGGCCAGGTCGTCCGGGTGGCGCTCCTGCACCTCGGCGAAGGTCAGGCCCTCCCAGGCGCCGAAGTCGACCTCGCGCAGCCCCTCCTCGTACCGGACCTCCAGGCCGAGCCGGGCGGCGACGGTCTCGGCGGTCTGCCGGGTGCGCCGCATCGGGGAGGCGACGACGGCCTGGATGCTGCCGCGGGCGGCGAGCGCCTCGGCGACCCGCTCGGCCTGCCAGCGGCCCTTCTCGGAGAGTTCCGGGTCGGTGCCGCCGCTGCCGGAGAAGCGCTTCTCGGGGGTGAGCGGGGTCTCGCCGTGGCGGAGCAGGACGAAGGTGGTGGGGGTGCCGAGGTCGGCCTCGGTGGCCCAGCCGGCCTTGGGGGCGATGGTCTCCAGCGGCGGCTGGTCGACGGCGACGGCCTTCGGCGGCTTCTTCGGCTCCCACTGGCGCCCTGCCCGGCCGGCGTCCATGGCCTCGTTGGCCAGCCGGTCGGCGTCCTTGTTCCGCTCGCGCGGGATCCAGGTGTACGTCACCCGGCCGCGCGGGAAGACGGTCCGCGCCTCGGCGGCGAGCGGCTGCATGTCGGGGTGCTTGATCTTCCAGCGCCCGGACATCTGCTCGACGACCAGCTTGGAGTCCATCCGGACGTCCACGGAGGCGTCCGGGTCGAGTTCGCGGGCCGCCCTGAGCCCGGCGATCAGGCCCTTGTACTCGGCCACGTTGTTGGTGGCGTGGCCGATGAACTCGGCGGCCTCGGCGATGATCTGCCCGGTGTCACCATCCCGGACCACCGCGCCGTAGCCGGCCGGCCCCGGGTTGCCCCGGGACCCGCCGTCCGCCTCGACGATGAAGCGCGCCGCCACGGGCTCAGGCGCCCGAGTCGGCGGTACGGACCAGGATCCGCGAGCAGTTCTCGCAGCGGACCACCTTGTCGGCCGGCTCGGCCTTGATGGCGTTCAGCTCGGTGATCGAGAACTCGGTGCGGCAGCCCTCGCAGCGGCGCTGGTAGAGGCGGGCAGCGCCGACGCCGCCCTGCTGCTCGCGCAGCTTGGTGTAGAGCTTGAGCAGGTCGGCCGGGACGACGGCGGCGACGGTCTCGCGGTCGCGCCGGACCTTCTCGGCCTCGCCGTCGATCTCGGCGAAGGCGGCGTCCCGGCGGGACTCGGCCTCGGCGAGGACGAC
The nucleotide sequence above comes from Streptomyces kaniharaensis. Encoded proteins:
- a CDS encoding bifunctional DNA primase/polymerase; its protein translation is MEAGSRWTTWWQKRERQRVRPGDADTPAARLDQLLGAVGAGFPLAPAAHPAGYRCSCDRVACPAPAQHPVSFAWQTQATTDPEQVARWLSRDPRANFVTATGRVHDVLDVPAEAGKLALERLTALGVEGPVAAVGEERYLFFTATRGTPQDEDEWWPSALDSTPDTMSEHPGLRWHCRGSYTLLPPAALPDGSQVRWLRGPEQPLPDPLRVLDVLTDACTEVGAVAEEQWLIG
- a CDS encoding PadR family transcriptional regulator, with the protein product MRSGMRFRGEGPRGGRRRGPGPEFAGMPEGGFEARGAFGGFGPPFGGPGHPMGGPFGHGFGGRGGRRGGPHGRRGGRARRGDVRASLLALLKERPMHGYEMIAEITERTGGAWRPSPGSIYPNLQLLEEEGLIVAEEVGGKRLVSLTEAGRAQAEAGPAEPWAEAGREVDWEAVQEVGQALAAVDQAIRQVMATGTEAQRAKGLAVLNEARKKMYLILAEDD
- a CDS encoding ACT domain-containing protein, with amino-acid sequence MAGERDLATLLGGMRPLLNPGRYVYCTLPAKVPAGMRPVVTVAEPEGVTVVVAQEEADALGLRYEYVAAWITLQIHSALEAVGLTAAVAGRLAEEGISCNVVAGFHHDHLFVGADDAERAVRALEELSARSA
- a CDS encoding Prokaryotic metallothionein: MAICVTCGNDYWLAFEIKTVTGDTYTFDSFECAMEKLAPRCEHCQVRIVGHGVEVAGRFFCCANCARVNGGLGEQIRDAVGAHPA
- a CDS encoding GNAT family N-acetyltransferase, producing MDLRWDLLRPVMCVPYFPTLGPLHPEAVSAELLAEVFAVAGTGEFLPHDKDRRWSDHKDEHVLVDAVIQDQARTLIPTITGRGILRVHLYGAREYRPEAEELAAKLAAGRDAFKARVVWFQDAADPVAASTRVQLRAFDQDAPAVEGIEALGQQPEAIRTTFPEFAEKLAGEGFVFLHSRIDSVGPVLVAVQDERVVGAIGPMETMADPIGRRRLLPQYFGVLPEHRGLGLGRLLWRSAMHWGKECGADYQLLQTAAGGASDRLCQSEGLADLGFVCTTTV
- a CDS encoding radical SAM protein — its product is MHDLIASPFLDEYLLVRPGGRGGLRLPRAKYEDLRPLGTAETAPSWLADAVRAQWADLDVTGRPASDFLLVRQPSTWGYSRASWEINLGCNYKCKHCYLGLKVNSGMPLADKLTCVGIMAEAGVLWLQITGGEPTVDRDFMPSYRRAFELGMMITVSTNASLLWRENLLEMFRECPPYRVTVSMYGATKASYDELTQRQGAWDLFIQGMNAARRARLPLRMSIIVTEDNATEEQAMIDLCEGWSLEYNVFTNMTPTIYGGGETLTAQSKEHLRMRRPFGGCNARHTFFHTDPHGLVSICKIGRDDQISLPAEGIDGLARLGAIADRLMLRTGGCSGCQLSGSCTVCRPLAKHYQEAKAPLASYCQHGIKKAG
- a CDS encoding MFS transporter yields the protein MSEPHAPTAPGRRRRLLVLAICCLSLFIVGLDNTVVNVALPVIRRDLDAPASGLQWIIDAYTLVLASLLMLFGSVADRFGRRRVFQSGLLCFAVGSLLCSLAPSLEWLVAFRALQAVGGSMLNPVAMSIIANTFTDPRERARAIGVWGGVVGISMALGPLLGGFLVDGAGWPSIFLINVPVAVAAILLTARYVPESRAPRPRRLDPVGQLLMIVLLGCGTAAIIEGPGSGWTSPLILALAATALAALIAFPLWERRVAEPLVDPRFFASPPFTGATVTAVCAFAALGGFLFLNTLYLQVVRHYDPVEAGLWTLPMAGMMLVCAPLSGRIVGSRGPRGPLVAAGIGLAASGALLTRLTADSPAVLLLVAYALFGFGFGMVNAPITNAAVSGMPRAQAGVAAAVASTSRQVGQSLGVAVIGTVVTSAVVGPLAAGFAPASHAGWWILVGLGGVILVLGLATTSSWATAGAARVAARLGGDVPLPRAGVREAPPERLR
- a CDS encoding RNB domain-containing ribonuclease codes for the protein MPRRKLRVKAADSARINAELAELRARLEIHAEWPEAVLAEAEEAAERPRLPEYDATDLPLFTVDPPGSRDLDQAMHLTHRPGGGYRVYYAIADVAAFVRPGGAIDAEARRRVETLYFPDHRIPLHPTRISEDAASLLPGEPRPALLWQLDLEADGAVVLADLRRALVRSHRRLDYAAVQRAVDLGGADEQLALLATVGRLREEQERARGGISLPVPEQEVEETLHGYVLGYRAPGPADGWNAQISLLTGMAAADLMLDAGVGLLRTLPAAPAAAYERLRRIARALDVDWPEGLPYPELIRSLDPDVPLNAAFLNECTGLLRGAGYRAFDESRGLPAPGDPGHAALAAPYAHCTAPLRRLGDRFAQEVCAAVAAGEDVPDWTREALPAVPALMAGGDRRSGEVERACVDLVEAELLAGREGEDFAAVVIDVDEKRPGSGTVQLREPAVRARCESAGGPAALPLGGLIRVRLAAADPATRTVRFAAL